In the Staphylococcus condimenti genome, one interval contains:
- the cysS gene encoding cysteine--tRNA ligase gives MITLYNTLTRQKEPFKPLEPGKVKMYVCGPTVYNYIHIGNARPAINYDVVRRYFEYKGYDVNYVSNFTDVDDKLIKRSKELNESVPEIADRYIQAFYEDTGALNVKKATSNPRVMNHMDDIIDFIKELVDKGYAYESGGDVYFRTRKFEGYGKLSHQSIDDLKVGARIESGEQKEDALDFTLWKQAKPGEISWDSPFGKGRPGWHIECSVMAYNELGETIDIHAGGSDLQFPHHENEIAQSEAHNHAPFANYWMHNGFINIDNEKMSKSLGNFVLVYDIIKEVDPDVLRFFMISVHYRSPINYNMELVESAKSGLERIRNSYQAIEEREAIATDIEDQSEYIDQIDQLLEQFEKVMDDDFNTANAITTWYDLAKLANKYVLENTTSKKVIERFKEVFQIFSDVLGVPLKGKQQDELLDEDIEALIEERNEARKNKDFARADEIRDQLKAQNIILEDTAQGVRFKRG, from the coding sequence ATGATTACATTATATAATACACTGACACGACAAAAAGAACCTTTCAAACCATTAGAACCAGGCAAGGTCAAAATGTATGTTTGCGGACCAACTGTCTATAACTATATTCATATCGGCAACGCACGTCCTGCTATTAATTACGATGTAGTGCGCCGTTATTTTGAATATAAAGGTTATGATGTTAACTATGTTTCTAACTTTACAGATGTAGATGATAAATTAATCAAACGTTCAAAAGAATTAAATGAGAGTGTACCTGAAATTGCAGATCGTTATATACAAGCTTTCTATGAAGATACAGGCGCTTTAAATGTTAAAAAAGCAACTTCAAATCCGCGTGTTATGAATCATATGGATGACATTATCGACTTCATTAAAGAGTTAGTGGATAAAGGATATGCTTATGAAAGCGGCGGTGATGTTTATTTCCGCACTCGTAAATTTGAAGGTTACGGCAAATTGAGTCATCAATCTATTGACGATTTAAAAGTAGGAGCGCGTATTGAATCAGGCGAACAAAAAGAAGATGCACTTGATTTCACATTATGGAAACAAGCAAAACCAGGTGAAATCAGTTGGGATAGTCCATTCGGCAAAGGACGTCCAGGTTGGCATATCGAATGCTCTGTAATGGCTTATAATGAACTGGGTGAAACAATTGATATTCATGCAGGCGGCAGTGATTTACAATTCCCGCATCATGAAAATGAAATTGCACAATCAGAAGCTCATAACCATGCACCGTTCGCAAACTATTGGATGCATAATGGATTTATTAACATCGATAATGAAAAAATGAGTAAGTCATTAGGTAATTTTGTGTTAGTATATGACATTATTAAAGAAGTAGACCCAGATGTATTACGTTTCTTTATGATCAGCGTCCATTATCGCAGCCCGATCAACTACAATATGGAACTCGTAGAATCTGCTAAAAGCGGATTAGAACGAATCCGTAATAGCTATCAAGCAATTGAAGAACGTGAAGCGATTGCCACTGACATTGAAGATCAATCTGAATATATTGATCAAATCGATCAATTACTTGAACAATTTGAGAAAGTAATGGACGACGATTTCAATACAGCTAATGCAATTACAACATGGTACGATTTGGCTAAATTGGCGAATAAATATGTGCTTGAAAATACAACTTCTAAAAAAGTGATTGAACGCTTTAAAGAGGTCTTCCAGATTTTCAGTGATGTTTTAGGTGTTCCATTGAAAGGCAAACAGCAAGATGAATTATTGGATGAAGATATTGAAGCGTTGATTGAAGAACGTAATGAAGCTAGAAAAAATAAAGATTTCGCACGTGCCGATGAAATTCGCGATCAATTAAAAGCACAAAATATTATTCTTGAAGACACAGCACAAGGCGTGAGATTCAAACGTGGATAA
- the cysE gene encoding serine O-acetyltransferase, with product MRDDIKMVFEQDPAARTSFEVATTYAGLHAVWSHLVAHKLYNKQHYVAARIISQVSRFFTGIEIHPGAKIGKRLFIDHGMGVVIGETCTIGDNVTIYQGVTLGGTGKEKGKRHPDIGDNVLIAAGSKILGNIKVDSNVNIGANSVVLQNVPSYTTVVGIPGHIVKQHGKRIGKNFDHLNLPDPIYEQMKQLEKQLEQVKNGEIQDDYII from the coding sequence ATGAGAGACGATATAAAAATGGTATTTGAACAAGACCCTGCTGCGAGAACGTCATTTGAAGTTGCAACAACATATGCAGGTCTGCATGCAGTTTGGAGTCACTTGGTGGCACATAAATTATATAATAAGCAACACTACGTTGCTGCACGAATCATTTCACAAGTATCACGTTTTTTCACAGGCATTGAAATTCACCCAGGGGCTAAAATTGGAAAGCGTTTGTTTATTGACCATGGTATGGGCGTGGTTATCGGGGAGACTTGTACAATAGGCGATAACGTTACAATCTATCAAGGTGTAACACTTGGCGGTACTGGTAAAGAAAAAGGCAAACGTCACCCTGATATCGGAGATAACGTACTCATTGCGGCGGGTTCTAAAATTTTGGGTAATATCAAAGTAGATTCTAATGTGAATATCGGTGCGAACTCTGTTGTATTGCAAAATGTACCAAGTTATACAACGGTTGTGGGTATTCCAGGTCATATTGTAAAACAACATGGTAAACGTATCGGTAAAAACTTTGACCATCTCAACCTGCCAGATCCAATTTACGAACAAATGAAACAGTTAGAAAAACAACTAGAGCAAGTTAAGAATGGAGAGATTCAAGATGATTACATTATATAA
- the gltX gene encoding glutamate--tRNA ligase, protein MSERVRVRYAPSPTGYLHIGNARTALFNYLYAKHYDGDFIVRIEDTDKKRNLDDGESSQFSNLEWLGLEWDESVDKDKGYGPYRQSERAKFYDPLVEQLLAEDKAYKCYMTEEELEQEREEQIARGETPRYAGKHAHLTAEEQAAFEAEGRQPSIRFRVPKGKVYKFDDMVKGEVSFESDNIGDWVIVKKDGVPTYNFAVAADDHYMEISDVIRGDDHVSNTPKQLMIYEAFGWEPPRFGHISLIVNEQRKKLSKRDGQILQFIEQYRDLGYLPEALFNFITLLGWSPEGEEEIFSKEEFIKIFDENRLQKSPAFFDKKKLAWVNNQYMKQKDSEKVFELALPHLINAGLLPESPSEADLEWGRKLIGLYQKEMSYAGEIVPLSEMFFRDEIELDEEEKEVINGEQVPELMNHLYGKLEALEPFEAAEIKKTIKEVQKETGIKGKQLFMPIRVAVTGEMHGPELPNTIEVLGKEKVLTRLKKYL, encoded by the coding sequence ATGAGTGAACGCGTAAGAGTAAGATATGCACCAAGTCCAACTGGTTACTTGCATATCGGAAACGCCAGAACAGCACTATTCAACTACTTATATGCTAAACATTATGATGGAGATTTTATCGTACGTATTGAAGATACTGATAAAAAACGTAATCTAGATGATGGTGAATCTTCTCAATTCAGCAATTTGGAATGGTTAGGTCTTGAGTGGGATGAATCTGTAGATAAAGATAAAGGCTATGGTCCTTACCGCCAATCAGAACGTGCGAAATTCTATGATCCTTTAGTTGAACAATTATTAGCAGAAGACAAAGCTTATAAATGTTATATGACAGAAGAAGAATTAGAACAAGAACGCGAAGAACAAATTGCACGTGGTGAAACACCGCGTTACGCTGGAAAACACGCTCATTTAACAGCAGAAGAACAAGCAGCATTTGAAGCAGAAGGACGCCAACCTTCAATTCGTTTCCGTGTGCCTAAAGGCAAAGTCTACAAATTCGATGATATGGTTAAAGGTGAAGTATCATTTGAATCAGATAATATCGGTGACTGGGTTATTGTGAAAAAAGACGGCGTGCCGACTTATAACTTTGCAGTAGCAGCAGATGACCACTACATGGAAATTTCAGATGTTATTCGTGGTGATGACCATGTATCAAATACACCTAAACAATTAATGATTTATGAAGCATTCGGTTGGGAACCGCCGCGTTTCGGTCACATTTCACTTATTGTAAATGAACAACGTAAAAAATTAAGTAAACGTGACGGACAAATCTTGCAATTCATCGAACAATATCGCGACTTAGGTTACTTGCCTGAAGCATTGTTCAACTTTATTACATTGCTTGGCTGGTCTCCAGAAGGCGAAGAAGAAATCTTCTCTAAAGAGGAATTCATTAAAATCTTCGATGAAAATCGTTTGCAAAAATCACCAGCTTTCTTCGATAAGAAAAAATTAGCTTGGGTTAACAACCAATATATGAAACAAAAAGACTCTGAAAAAGTATTTGAATTAGCATTGCCTCACTTGATTAATGCTGGTTTACTCCCTGAATCTCCTTCTGAGGCAGATTTAGAATGGGGTCGTAAATTGATTGGTTTATACCAAAAAGAAATGAGTTATGCAGGTGAAATTGTACCATTATCTGAAATGTTCTTCCGTGATGAAATTGAATTAGACGAGGAAGAAAAAGAAGTTATCAATGGTGAGCAAGTACCAGAATTGATGAATCATTTATATGGTAAATTAGAAGCATTAGAACCGTTTGAAGCGGCTGAAATTAAAAAAACAATTAAAGAAGTTCAAAAAGAAACTGGTATTAAAGGTAAACAATTATTTATGCCGATTCGTGTGGCAGTTACTGGTGAAATGCATGGACCAGAATTACCGAATACGATTGAAGTTTTAGGTAAAGAAAAAGTGTTGACACGCTTGAAAAAATATCTTTAA
- a CDS encoding PIN/TRAM domain-containing protein, whose product MNIIKMIVVASYAILGAALGVVILPSIAQDTGILDSYPWLANKYIISVIGILLFFIIFGIFIPRIIKNLRKLEIFIMRHSAIEILFAAIGLIMGLLISVMISFILNLIGSSLFLHVLPIIITVFLSYLGFQFGLKKRDEMLMFLPEKMARSAHLNTYSAAPKIIDTSAVIDGRILDIIKCGFLDGEILIPQGVINELQIVADSTDSVKRDKGQRGLDILNQLHDASYPTRIIHPQKSYNDIDALLIKLAHKYKADVITTDFNLNKICHVQGVKVLNVNDLSEAVKPTVRQGDQLNLLLTKMGKEPGQGVGYLEDGTMVVIDDAKAYVGQHVDIEITSILQTSSGRIIFAKLI is encoded by the coding sequence GTGAATATTATTAAAATGATTGTGGTGGCGAGCTATGCTATTTTAGGTGCAGCACTAGGCGTAGTCATCCTCCCGTCGATAGCACAAGATACAGGAATATTAGATTCATATCCATGGTTGGCAAATAAATATATTATCAGTGTCATCGGCATTTTATTATTCTTTATTATATTCGGTATATTTATTCCACGCATTATCAAAAATTTGCGGAAACTTGAAATTTTTATTATGCGCCATAGTGCAATTGAGATTTTATTTGCTGCAATTGGATTGATTATGGGCTTATTAATCTCTGTGATGATTTCTTTTATTTTAAATTTAATCGGTTCTTCATTATTTCTTCATGTTTTACCTATTATTATTACAGTCTTTTTAAGTTATTTAGGATTCCAGTTCGGTTTGAAAAAAAGAGACGAAATGTTAATGTTTTTGCCTGAAAAAATGGCACGTTCTGCACACTTGAACACTTATAGCGCAGCACCTAAAATTATTGATACGAGTGCAGTCATTGATGGCAGAATTTTAGATATAATCAAATGCGGATTTTTAGATGGAGAAATATTAATTCCGCAAGGTGTGATTAATGAACTTCAGATTGTTGCAGATTCTACAGATAGTGTTAAGAGAGATAAAGGACAACGTGGTTTAGATATATTAAATCAGTTGCACGATGCTTCTTATCCTACACGAATTATACATCCGCAAAAATCTTACAATGATATTGATGCTTTATTAATCAAGCTTGCACATAAATATAAAGCAGATGTGATTACGACAGATTTTAATTTGAATAAAATTTGTCATGTCCAAGGTGTGAAAGTATTGAATGTTAATGATTTGTCAGAGGCTGTAAAACCGACTGTCCGTCAAGGAGATCAGTTGAACCTGCTGCTTACAAAAATGGGGAAAGAGCCTGGTCAAGGTGTGGGTTATCTAGAAGATGGAACAATGGTGGTTATTGATGATGCAAAAGCGTATGTCGGCCAACATGTTGATATTGAAATCACAAGTATTTTACAGACTTCTTCTGGACGTATTATATTCGCGAAATTAATTTAA
- the radA gene encoding DNA repair protein RadA, producing the protein MAKKKVIFECMACGYQSPKWMGKCPNCGAWNQMEEIIEKKEASSGRGMRTREQTAKVTKLNQVQNETTPRIKTSSPEFDRVLGGGIVQGSLVLIGGDPGIGKSTLLLQICSALSQNKKVLYITGEESLNQTKLRADRLDEDSSNLNVFAETDLEVIKEAVKQTEPDLVVVDSIQTIYHPDINSAPGSVSQVRESTQILMGIAKQMNIATFIVGHVTKEGQIAGPRLLEHMVDTVLYFEGDEHHAYRILRAVKNRFGSTNEMGIFEMKHSGLKGVKNPSEMFLEERSTNVAGSTIVPTMEGTRPLLIEVQALVTPTTFNNPRRMATGIDHNRLNLLMAVLEKKESYLLQQQDAYIKVAGGVRLTEPAVDLALIAAIASSFKDQPVNGMDCYVGEVGLTGEVRRVSRIEQRVQEAAKLGFKRVIIPKTNIGGWDFPEGIQVIGVTSVHEALDFALMKR; encoded by the coding sequence TTGGCGAAGAAAAAAGTCATTTTTGAATGTATGGCATGTGGCTATCAGTCACCTAAATGGATGGGTAAATGTCCTAATTGTGGTGCTTGGAACCAAATGGAGGAGATTATTGAGAAAAAAGAAGCTTCAAGTGGAAGAGGCATGCGTACACGTGAACAAACGGCAAAAGTTACTAAGCTTAACCAAGTACAAAACGAAACTACGCCTCGTATTAAAACGAGTTCTCCTGAATTCGATAGAGTATTAGGCGGCGGTATCGTACAAGGCTCGCTTGTCTTAATTGGCGGTGACCCTGGTATTGGTAAATCAACATTGCTGCTGCAAATTTGTTCTGCATTATCACAAAATAAAAAAGTTTTATATATAACTGGTGAAGAATCATTAAATCAAACTAAATTGCGCGCAGACCGCTTGGATGAAGATTCAAGCAATTTGAATGTGTTTGCAGAAACTGATTTAGAAGTGATTAAGGAAGCGGTCAAACAGACTGAACCTGATTTAGTCGTGGTGGATTCTATCCAAACAATTTATCACCCAGATATCAATTCTGCACCAGGTTCTGTATCGCAAGTACGAGAAAGTACGCAAATTTTGATGGGGATTGCTAAACAAATGAATATTGCAACTTTCATTGTGGGTCACGTGACTAAAGAAGGTCAGATAGCAGGCCCAAGATTGCTTGAGCATATGGTGGATACTGTACTGTATTTCGAAGGTGACGAACATCATGCGTATCGTATTTTGCGAGCAGTTAAAAACCGTTTTGGTTCTACAAATGAAATGGGTATTTTCGAAATGAAACATAGTGGATTAAAAGGTGTAAAAAATCCATCGGAAATGTTTTTAGAAGAACGTTCAACTAATGTTGCAGGTTCTACTATTGTTCCGACTATGGAAGGAACACGACCGCTGTTGATCGAAGTACAAGCTTTAGTAACTCCTACAACCTTCAATAACCCGAGACGTATGGCAACAGGTATTGACCATAATCGTTTGAATTTATTGATGGCTGTACTGGAGAAAAAAGAAAGTTATTTATTGCAGCAGCAAGATGCATATATCAAAGTAGCAGGAGGGGTCAGATTGACTGAACCAGCTGTTGACTTAGCTCTGATTGCTGCAATTGCTTCTAGTTTTAAAGATCAACCTGTAAATGGCATGGATTGTTATGTGGGTGAGGTTGGTTTAACAGGTGAAGTTCGCCGTGTTTCACGTATTGAACAGCGAGTACAAGAAGCAGCAAAACTTGGATTCAAACGTGTAATCATCCCTAAAACAAATATCGGCGGTTGGGATTTTCCTGAAGGTATTCAAGTGATCGGCGTGACAAGTGTGCATGAAGCGCTGGATTTCGCATTAATGAAACGCTGA
- a CDS encoding ATP-dependent Clp protease ATP-binding subunit, which produces MLFGRLTERAQRVLAHAQEEAIRLNHSNIGTEHLLLGLMKEPEGIAAKVLESFGITEDLVVAEVEKLIGQGQEQVGTLHYTPRAKKVIELSMDEARKLHHNFVGTEHILLGLIRENEGVAARVFANLDLNITKARAQVVKALGSPEMSNKNAQATKSNNTPTLDGLARDLTAIAKDGTLDPVVGRDAEITRVIEVLSRRTKNNPVLIGEPGVGKTAIAEGLAQAIVNNEVPETLKNKRVMSLDMGTVVAGTKYRGEFEERLKKVMEEIHQAGDVILFIDELHTLIGAGGAEGAIDASNILKPALARGELQAIGATTLNEYRKHIEKDAALERRFQPVQVDEPTVEDTVAILKGLRDRYEAHHRINISDEAVEAAARLSDRYVSDRFLPDKAIDLIDEASSKVRLKSHTTPTNLKEIEQEIEKVKNEKDAAVHSQEFENAANLRDKQTKLEKQYEDAKNEWKNAQGGSNTTLSENDIAEVIAGWTGIPLTRLNETESERLLNLEDTLHERVIGQKDAVTSISKAVRRARAGLKDPKRPIGSFIFLGPTGVGKTELARALAESMFGDEDAMIRVDMSEFMEKHAVSRLVGAPPGYVGHDDGGQLTEKVRRKPYSVILFDEIEKAHPDVFNILLQVLDDGFLTDTKGRRVDFRNTVIVMTSNVGAQELQDQRFTGFGGGSSEGQDYETIRSTMLKELKNSFRPEFLNRVDDIIVFHKLNKDELKEIVTKMVNKLTERLSEQDINISVTEKVKEKIAEEGYDPQYGARPLIRAIQKTVEDNLSELILDGNQLEGKDVVVDHNGEKFEYNINDRETNETVETATKA; this is translated from the coding sequence ATGTTATTCGGCAGACTTACAGAACGTGCACAACGTGTATTAGCACATGCACAAGAAGAAGCGATTCGTTTGAATCATTCAAATATCGGAACTGAACACTTACTTCTTGGTTTAATGAAAGAACCAGAAGGAATTGCTGCAAAAGTATTAGAAAGTTTCGGTATTACAGAAGATCTTGTAGTAGCAGAAGTAGAAAAATTAATTGGACAAGGTCAAGAACAAGTCGGCACATTGCACTATACGCCAAGAGCTAAGAAAGTTATCGAACTTTCAATGGATGAAGCACGTAAACTTCATCATAATTTCGTCGGAACAGAGCATATCTTGCTTGGTTTAATCCGCGAAAATGAAGGCGTAGCAGCACGCGTGTTTGCAAACTTGGATTTAAATATTACAAAAGCACGCGCACAAGTAGTGAAAGCACTTGGCAGCCCTGAAATGAGCAACAAAAATGCGCAAGCAACAAAATCAAATAATACACCGACATTAGACGGTTTAGCACGCGACTTAACAGCTATCGCAAAAGACGGCACATTAGACCCAGTTGTCGGCCGTGATGCAGAAATTACACGCGTCATTGAAGTTTTAAGTCGTCGTACAAAAAATAACCCAGTGTTAATTGGTGAACCTGGTGTTGGTAAAACAGCAATTGCAGAAGGCTTAGCACAAGCAATTGTAAATAACGAAGTACCTGAAACATTGAAAAATAAACGTGTAATGTCATTAGACATGGGTACAGTCGTTGCTGGTACAAAATACCGCGGTGAATTTGAAGAAAGACTTAAAAAAGTAATGGAAGAAATTCATCAAGCAGGCGACGTTATCTTATTCATCGATGAATTGCACACATTAATTGGTGCAGGTGGCGCAGAAGGTGCAATTGATGCATCTAATATCTTGAAACCAGCACTTGCACGTGGTGAATTGCAAGCAATCGGTGCAACAACATTAAATGAATATCGTAAACACATTGAAAAAGATGCAGCGTTAGAACGTCGTTTCCAACCTGTTCAAGTAGATGAACCAACTGTTGAAGATACAGTTGCTATCTTAAAAGGTTTACGTGATCGTTATGAAGCACATCACCGCATCAACATCTCTGATGAAGCAGTCGAAGCAGCAGCACGTTTAAGTGACCGCTATGTTTCAGATCGTTTCTTACCAGACAAAGCTATCGACTTAATCGATGAAGCAAGTTCAAAAGTAAGACTAAAAAGTCATACAACACCAACAAACTTGAAAGAAATCGAACAAGAAATTGAAAAAGTTAAAAACGAAAAAGATGCAGCTGTACATTCTCAAGAATTCGAAAATGCTGCCAACCTTCGTGATAAACAAACTAAATTAGAAAAACAATATGAAGACGCTAAAAACGAATGGAAAAATGCACAGGGCGGTTCTAACACAACACTAAGTGAAAATGATATCGCTGAAGTGATTGCTGGATGGACTGGTATTCCATTAACTCGTCTAAATGAAACTGAATCTGAACGTCTATTGAACTTAGAAGACACATTGCATGAACGTGTTATCGGCCAAAAAGATGCAGTTACTTCAATCAGTAAAGCTGTAAGACGTGCACGTGCTGGATTGAAAGACCCTAAACGTCCAATCGGAAGCTTTATCTTCTTAGGACCAACTGGTGTAGGTAAAACTGAATTAGCACGTGCTTTAGCAGAATCAATGTTCGGAGACGAAGATGCGATGATTCGTGTTGATATGAGTGAGTTCATGGAAAAACACGCAGTCAGTCGTTTAGTAGGTGCCCCTCCAGGCTACGTAGGTCATGACGATGGCGGTCAATTAACTGAAAAAGTAAGACGTAAACCTTATTCAGTTATTCTTTTCGATGAAATCGAAAAAGCACATCCAGATGTATTCAACATCTTGCTACAAGTGCTCGATGATGGTTTCTTAACTGATACTAAAGGCCGCAGAGTAGATTTCCGTAACACAGTAATTGTTATGACTTCTAACGTCGGTGCACAAGAATTACAAGATCAACGCTTTACTGGTTTTGGCGGCGGTTCTTCAGAAGGACAAGACTACGAAACAATTCGCAGTACAATGTTGAAAGAATTGAAAAACTCTTTCCGTCCTGAATTCTTAAACCGTGTAGATGACATTATTGTATTCCACAAACTTAATAAAGATGAATTGAAAGAAATTGTAACTAAAATGGTTAATAAACTTACAGAACGCTTATCTGAACAAGATATTAATATCAGCGTTACTGAAAAAGTGAAAGAAAAAATCGCTGAAGAAGGCTATGACCCTCAATATGGTGCACGTCCTCTTATCAGAGCAATTCAAAAAACAGTTGAAGATAACTTGAGTGAATTGATTTTAGACGGTAACCAATTAGAAGGTAAAGATGTAGTCGTTGACCATAATGGTGAAAAATTTGAATATAACATCAATGATCGCGAAACAAATGAAACAGTTGAAACTGCTACAAAAGCATAA
- a CDS encoding protein arginine kinase, translated as MNEHSMYMSEGMEHGEETPVVMSSRIRLARNLDNHVHPLMFTSDIEGQKVINEVQDALPDMQTLQLSDMEQTDKLKLVAKHLISSELIKQPASAVLLNEDESLSIMVNEEDHIRIQAMSTDMNLASLFEKASEVDDELDRKLSISFDETLGYLTTCPTNIGTGMRASVMLHLPGLSITKRMNRIAQTINRFGFTIRGIYGEGSQVYGHVFQVSNQLTLGRTEEQIIETLIEIVQQIITEELNVRKQLHQHSSVEMEDRIYRSLGLLRYGRLMSLEEAAMRLSEVKLGIDLGYIELSDFNFNEMMVAIQSPFLINETDEISINEQRANVIREHIN; from the coding sequence ATGAATGAACATTCAATGTATATGAGTGAAGGGATGGAACATGGCGAAGAAACACCAGTAGTCATGTCTTCACGTATTCGGCTCGCAAGAAACTTGGATAATCATGTGCACCCCTTAATGTTTACTTCTGATATTGAAGGACAAAAAGTTATTAATGAAGTACAAGATGCTTTGCCTGATATGCAGACATTGCAACTGAGCGATATGGAACAAACAGATAAGCTCAAATTGGTGGCTAAACATTTAATCAGCTCTGAGTTGATTAAGCAACCTGCTTCAGCAGTATTGTTGAATGAAGATGAATCATTAAGCATAATGGTAAATGAAGAAGATCATATTAGAATTCAAGCAATGAGTACAGATATGAATCTTGCATCTTTATTTGAAAAAGCTTCAGAAGTAGATGATGAACTAGATCGGAAACTCAGTATCAGCTTTGATGAAACACTCGGTTATCTTACAACGTGTCCAACGAATATTGGTACAGGAATGCGTGCTAGTGTGATGTTGCATTTGCCAGGGCTTTCAATTACTAAACGTATGAATCGAATCGCACAGACTATTAATCGATTCGGATTTACAATTAGAGGTATATATGGTGAAGGATCACAAGTCTATGGTCATGTATTCCAAGTTTCGAACCAATTGACGTTGGGAAGAACAGAAGAACAAATTATAGAAACATTGATAGAGATTGTACAACAAATTATTACCGAAGAGCTGAACGTCAGAAAACAATTGCATCAACACAGCTCGGTTGAAATGGAAGACCGTATCTACCGTTCTTTAGGGTTATTGCGCTATGGTCGCTTAATGTCACTTGAAGAAGCGGCAATGCGGTTAAGTGAAGTGAAATTAGGAATAGATTTAGGGTATATTGAACTATCAGATTTCAATTTTAATGAAATGATGGTGGCGATACAATCTCCATTTTTAATAAATGAAACAGATGAAATATCGATAAATGAACAAAGAGCGAATGTAATTAGAGAACATATAAATTAG
- a CDS encoding UvrB/UvrC motif-containing protein: MLKEAHPERVEPIKAEHQEEPSWENNQEDMEGSFVIKQILQHLASKHGIHLEELNVREEKRCPNCHMTIKDIAYKGKFGCAQCYTTFKEDIVDIVRRVQGGQFEHVGKTPASSTHKIALKKLIESKNKYLQQLVDKQLFEEAAVVRDEIKALQEESEG, encoded by the coding sequence ATGTTAAAGGAAGCACATCCCGAACGTGTTGAACCTATAAAAGCAGAACACCAAGAAGAACCTTCTTGGGAAAACAATCAAGAAGACATGGAAGGTTCATTTGTAATTAAACAAATATTACAGCACTTAGCGTCTAAACACGGTATCCATTTAGAAGAGCTGAATGTAAGAGAAGAAAAGCGCTGTCCGAATTGTCATATGACAATTAAAGATATTGCTTATAAAGGAAAGTTCGGATGTGCGCAATGTTACACTACTTTTAAAGAGGATATTGTGGATATTGTGAGACGTGTGCAGGGCGGACAGTTTGAACATGTCGGTAAAACGCCTGCTTCCTCTACACACAAAATTGCACTAAAGAAATTGATTGAATCTAAAAATAAATATTTGCAACAATTAGTAGATAAACAATTGTTTGAAGAAGCTGCTGTGGTTCGTGATGAAATTAAAGCACTTCAAGAAGAAAGTGAGGGATAG
- a CDS encoding CtsR family transcriptional regulator: protein MHNMSDIIEQYIKHLFEESNKDVVEIQRANIAQRFDCVPSQLNYVIKTRFTNEHGYEIESKRGGGGYIRITKVETKDTKGYIDHLLQIIGDSISQQQAHYVIEGLLDNQYITIREAKMILAVVDRDTLRMDVAARDIVRANILKQLLPVINYY, encoded by the coding sequence ATGCATAATATGTCCGACATCATAGAACAATACATTAAACATTTATTTGAGGAATCAAATAAAGATGTTGTTGAGATTCAAAGAGCAAATATTGCTCAACGCTTTGACTGTGTACCTTCTCAGCTTAATTATGTGATTAAGACAAGATTCACCAATGAACACGGTTATGAAATAGAAAGTAAACGTGGCGGCGGTGGTTATATACGAATCACCAAAGTTGAAACAAAAGATACAAAAGGTTATATTGACCATCTCTTGCAAATTATTGGAGATTCTATTTCTCAACAACAAGCACATTATGTGATTGAAGGCTTGCTTGATAATCAATATATTACAATTCGTGAAGCTAAGATGATACTAGCCGTAGTTGATAGAGACACACTTAGAATGGATGTTGCGGCAAGAGACATTGTCCGCGCTAATATATTGAAACAGCTATTGCCGGTCATTAATTACTATTAA